One Deltaproteobacteria bacterium genomic window, GCTCGAACGCGTGATCGACGCCCTCCGCCGCACCGTCGGCGAAGACGTCGTCGCCCCATCGTAGTAGGACGAAGAGAGACCGCGCGCGCATGCTGCTGCACCTGCTCTATCCGCTTCGTCGCTTCCGGGGGCTGAGCTGGCTCAACGTCGTGCGCTATCCGTCGACGCGCATCATCGCCTCGACGCTGACCGCGATGCTCATGAGCTTTCTCCTCGGGCCGTGGTTCATCCGCAAGCTCCAGTCGCGCCAGATCGGCCAGACGATCCGCGAGGACGGGCCCCAGACGCACAAGAAGAAGGCCGGCACCCCCACCATGGGCGGGAGCCTCATCCTCCTCTCGCTCGTCATTCCGACCTTCCTCTGGTGCGACCTGCACGACCGGCTGGTCTGGCTCACCCTGGCGGTCACGGTGGGCTACGGCGCGATCGGCTTTCTCGACGACTCGCTGAAGCTCCGCTTCAAGAACAGCAAGGGCCTCCCCGGCAAGCTCAAGATGCTCGGCCAGTTCGTGATCGGCGGCGCCGCGGTGGCCTACATGATCTACGGCGACGCGCTCCCCGAGGCCGTGCGGCTGCGCTTCGCCCTGCCGTTCGTCAACTTCGACCGGCACCCGCTCGTGCTCCCCGCCGCGCTCTACTTCGTCCTCGGCCTGATCGTGGTGGTGGGCAGCTCGAACGCGGTGAACCTCACCGACGGGCTGGACGGCCTCGCCATCGGTCCGGTGATCATCTGCGCCGCGACCTTCCTCGTCCTCTCCTACGCGGCGGGCACCGTGCTCGACAAGTTCAACATCGCCGACTACCTCAACATCCCCCACATCGCCGGCGCCTCGGAGCTGGCCATCTACTGCGGCGCGATGGTCGGCTCGGGGGTGGGCTTCCTCTGGTACAACACCTACCCGGCCTCGGTCTTCATGGGAGACGTGGGGTCGCTCTCCCTCGGCGGCGGCCTCGGCATGCTGGCCCTGCTCACCAAGAACGAGCTGGTCTGGGTCGTGCTCGGCGGGGTCTTCGTCCTCGAGGCCGTCTCCGTGATGGTGCAGGTGCTGTCGTTCAAGCTCACCGGGAAGCGCGTCTTCAAGATGGCCCCGATCCACCACCACTTCGAGCTCAAGGGGTGGGCCGAGCCCAAGGTGATCGTCCGCTTCTGGATCATCTCGATCATGCTGGCCCTCGTCGCGCTGGCGACGCTCAAGCTGAGGTAGCGTCATGGAGCTCACGGGTAAACGCGTGCTCGTCGTCGGTCTCGGCCGCTCCGGCACGGCTGCCGCACGCCTCTGCGCGAGGAGGGGCGCCCGGGTCACGGTCACCGACCAGCGGAGCGAGGGGGCGCTCTCCGACGCGGTCGCCGCGCTCGGCGGCTGCGCCACGCTCGAGCTCGGCGGACACCGCGAAGCGAGCTTCACGGGAGCCGAGCTGATCGTGCTCAGCCCCGGGGTCCCGCCCATCCCCGAGCTCGAGGCCGCGCGCCGCGCCGGAGTCCCCGTGATCGGCGAGATCGAGCTCGCCTATCGCTTCGTCCGCGGCCGCGTGGTGGCCATCACCGGCACGAACGGCAAGTCCACCACCACGAGCCTCCTCGGCGCCATGGCGGAGGCCTCCGGCGCCCCCACCTTCTGCGGCGGCAACCTCGGGCAGCCGTTCTGCGAGGCCGTGGACACGCCGGCGGCAGGTCCGGACGGGCTGCTCGTCCTCGAGCTCTCGAGCTTCCAGCTCGAGACGGTGGAGACCTTCCACGCCCGGGTGGCGCTCCTCCTGAACCTCACCGAGGACCACCTGGACCGCTACGCCACCTTCGCCGAGTACCAGGCCGCGAAGGCCCGCATCTTCGAGCGCCAGACGGCGACCGACTTCGCGGTGGTGAACGGCGCGCCGGACCAGGAGCTCTGCCGCACGCTCGCCCGCGCCTCGAGGGCCCAGCTCCTGACCTTCCGCCTCGACGACGGGCGGGAACCCGGCGCCTGGCCCGAGGAGGACGCGCTCTGCGTGCGGCTCCCCCGGGGAGAGGTCGAACGCTACCCGCGCTCGCTCCTCGCCCTCGCGGGGCAGCACAACCTGCAGAACGCGCTCGCGGCGCTGCTCGGCGCGCGGCTCGCCGGGGTGCCGGCCGACGCGTGCACCCGGGCGCTCGAGACCTTCCGCGGGCTGCCGCACCGCATGCAGCTCGTCGGGGAGACCCGCGGCGTGCGCTACTACAACGACTCGAAGGCCACGAACGTGGGCTCGGTCATCGGCTCGCTCACCGGCTTCGAGCGGCCCGTGGTCCTCATCGCCGGCGGCAAGGACAAAGGGGGGGACTACGCCCCGCTCGTCCCCGTGCTCGCGGAGGTCTGCCGGCACGCCGTGCTCATCGGCGCCGCGGCGCCGCTCATCGAGCGCACCCTGGCCGGGCACCTCCCCTTGCACCACGCGGGGACACTCCCCGAGGCGGTACGCCTCGCCGCGAGCCTGGCCCGGACCGGCGACGCGGTGATCCTGTCGCCGGCCTGCTCGAGCTACGACATGTTCACGAACTACGAGGAGCGGGGACGCGTCTTCGCCTCCGCCGTGGCGGCCCTTCCCGACTGATTTTCCACCGCGCTCGCGTAGCGAAAAATTCGCCTCCGTCCCTCGGTGCCGCCAAGATGGGCTCGATGGGAAATCGGCGCATCTCCCCCACGCGCGCACTGCTCCAGCGGGCCGGTGACCGCCTGCGCGGCCTCCGCCTGCCCAGGCTCCGTCTGCCCGCGCTTCGCCTGCCGCCCCTGCGCCTCCCCTGGCAGAAGGCGCCGTCGGTGCTCACCGCGGCCCCCCCCGAGGGCGCCCCGCGAGGGCTCGACCTGGTGCTCCTCGGCGCGGCCCTCCTCCTGGTCTGTTTCGGCGCGGTGATGGTCTACAGCTCGAGCGCGCTCTTCGCCTCGGCCAACTACGGCAACGGGACGTACTTCCTGCGCCGCCACCTGATCTACGCCTTCGCCGGACTGGTGGCGCTCTACGCCGGCTGGCGCATCGACTACCGGCGCTACGCCCGCTGGGTCTACCCCATCCTCGGGCTCAGCCTCCTGTCGTTGCTCCTCGTCGTGATCCCGGGGATCGGCACGCGCGTGGACGGCGCCGTGCGGTGGTTTCGCCTCGGGGGCATCTCGGTCCAGCCCTCCGAGCCGGCCAAGATCGCGCTCGTGATCTACCTCGCCTACTCGCTGGCGAAGAAGCGCGCGACGATGCGCATCTTCTCGGTCGGCTTTCTACCCCACCTCTGCGTGGCCGGGATGATGGCGCTCCTCATCCTCAAGCAGCCCGACCTGGGGAGCGCGGGGATCCTGGTGCTCGTGACCCTGCTCCTGCTTTTCGTGGCCGGCACCAAGCTCTCGTACCTGCTCATCTCGCTGCTCGTCTGCGCCCCGGTGGTCTACCAGCTCATCGTCGGCACCCCGTGGCGCATGCGACGCCTGCTCGCCTTTCTCGACCCGTGGGCCTACCGCCAGGACGCGGGCTATCAGGTGAGCGAGTCGCTCATCAGCGTCGGCTCCGGGGGGCTCTTCGGACTCGGGCTCGGCGACGGCAAGCAGAAGCTGTTCTTTCTCCCCGCGGCGCACACGGACTTCATCTTCGCCATCACGGGCGAGGAGCTCGGGCTCCTCGGCGTCCTCGGCGTGATCCTCGCCTTCCTGGTCATCCTGTGGCGCGGCGTCCGCGCGGCCGTGGGCGCCGCCGACCTCTTCGGCACCTACCTGGCCTTCGGCATCACGGCCATCTTCTCGCTGCAGGCGCTCCTGCACATGACGGTGGTGCTCGGCATGGTGCCCACCAAGGGGATCACGCTCCCGCTCGTGAGCTACGGCGGGTCGGCCCTGGTCGTGGCCATGTACGGCATGGGGATCCTGCTCAACGTGGCGGCCCGACACCCCGCCCCGGTCGCGGAGCCTTCACCCGCACAGCCGTCGAGCGCTCGCGGCAGCTCCAACCGTCGTCGTCCGCAGCGCGTCGTCGTCGCCGATGGGGGTTGACCCGGAAGGAGGGAGTCCGCCCTTGCGGGTGGCGATCGCGGGGGGCGGGACCGGGGGGCACGTCTTCCCCGCGCTCGCCGTGGCCGAGGAGCTCCTGGCCCGCGCTCCCGGCAGCGAGGTGCTCTTCGTGGGCAGCTCCGGGGGACTCGAGGAGCGCCTGATCCCGGCGCACGGCTACCGCCTCGAGCTGCTGAAGGTCGGCAAGCTGAAGGGAGCGAGCTCGGTCGTCCGGATGCGCACGCTGGCCGGGCTTCCCGGCGCGCTCGCGCGAGCGCTCGGCATCCTGCGACGCTTCGACCCGCAGGTGCTGGTCGGCGTGGGGGGCTTCGCCTCGGGGCCCATGGCTCTGGCCGCGTGGCTCCGCCACTGTCCCGTGGTGCTCCTCGAGCAGAACGCCATCCCGGGGCTGACCAACCGCGTCCTGGCGCGGCTCGCGAGCCGCGTGGTGGTCAGCTTCGCCGAGGCCACGGCACGCTTTCCCCGAGGCAGGGCCGTGCTCCTCGGCAATCCGCTCCGGCGCCCCCTCGTCGCGGCGCTCGCGCGCTCGGGTCCGCCCCACGGCGCGCCGCGCAGCCTGCTCGTGCTCGGCGGGAGCCAGGGGGCCCGCCGCGTCAACGAGCTGATGGTCGCCGCTGCGCCGGCCATCTTCCGGGTCCACCCGGGGCTCCGCCTGGTGCATCAGACCGGGGCCGCTGACGAGACCTGGGTCGCCGAGCGCTACCGAGAGGCGAAGCTCTCGGTCGAGGTGCGCCCCTTCATCGACGACGTCGCCGCCGCCTACCGCGAGGCAAATCTGGTAATCAGTCGCGCGGGGGCCACGACCTGCGCCGAGCTCTGCCTCGCCGGCAAGCCGGCGCTGCTCGTCCCCTACCCCTTCGCCGCCGACGACCACCAGCGCGCCAACGCCCGCGCGCTCGAGAGCACCGGCGGCGCCCTGGTCCTGTCGCAGCAGGAGCTCGAGCCGGCGCAGCTCGCGGACGAAGTGATCCGCCTCTTCAGCGACCCGCAGCTCCTTCTGCGGATGGGCGCGGCCCTGCGCACCGCCGCCCGGCCCGACGCGGCGGCCCGCGTGGTGGCCCTCCTCGAGGAGCTGGTCTATCATCCCGCGCCATGATGCGCGGAATGTTCAAGGGCCGCATGCACCAGATCCACTTCGTGGGGATCGGGGGCATCGGCATGAGTGGAATTGCCGAGGTGCTGCTGAACCTGGGCTACGGAGTGAGCGGCTCCGACCTGAAGGAGAGCGAGACCACGCGGCGCCTGGCCAGCTTCGGCGGCCGCATCGCGGTGGGACACGCGGCGGCGAACCTAGGCGCGACCGACGTGGTCGTCATCTCGAGCGCCGTGCGCCGGGACAACCCCGAAGTGGTCGAGGCGCGGCGGCGCGGCATCCCGGTGATCCCTCGCGCGGAGATGCTCGCCGAGCTGATGCGCCTCAAGGTGGGCGTGGCGGTGGCCGGGAGTCACGGCAAGACCACCACGACCTCGATGGTCGCCACGCTCCTCGACCAGGCGGGGCTCGACCCCACGGTGGTGATCGGCGGGAAGGTGAACAGCCTGGGCAGCAACGCCCGGCTCGGCCAGGGAGACTACCTGGTCGCCGAGGCCGACGAGAGCGACGGGTCCTTTCTGAGCCTCACGCCGACCCTGGCGGTGGTGACGAACATCGATCCGGAGCACATGGATCACTACGGCAGCCTCGAGCACCTGAAGGAGACCTTCCTGGCCTTCGTGAACAAGGTCCCGTTTTACGGACTTTCCGTTCTTTGCCTCGATTGCGAGAATGTCCAGAGTCTCTTGCCGCGGGTCGAGAAGCGGCACGTGACCTACGGTGGCCGCCCGCAGGCCGACTACAGCCTCCAGGACGTGGAGGTCCGCGGCTTCACCACCTCCTTCCGGCCGGTCCGTCGCGGCAAGGTGGGCGAGCGCGTCACGCTGCAGATGGTGGGCCGTCACAACGTGCTCAACGCCCTCGCGGCGCTGGCCATCGCGGACGAGCTGGAGATCCCTCTCGACGCCGCGGCGAAGGCCCTCTCCAGCTTCGGCGGCGTGCAGCGACGCTTCACCGTGCGCGGCGAGGTCGGAGGCGTCACCGTCGTGGACGACTACGGGCACCACCCGACGGAGATCAAGGCCACCCTCTCCGGCGCGCGCGAGGCCTTCGGCCGCCGGGTCGTGGCGGTCTTCCAGCCGCACCGCTACAGTCGCGTGCAGCACCTGTTCGACCAGTTCGCCACCGCCTTCTACGACGCCGAGGTGGTGCTCGTGTCGCCGATCTACGCCGCCGGCGAGGAGCCGCTCGACGGGATCACCGGAGACCGCCTCGCGGAGGCGATCCGGGCGCACGGGCACCACGACGTGACCTTCGCCGCCTCGCGCGAGGAGCTCCAGGCCGCGCTGGGGGGCCGCGTTCGGGCCGGGGACCTGGTCGTGACCCTGGGCGCGGGAGACATCTGGCAGGTGGGCGAGACCCTGCTTCGCGAGCTGTCGCAATCTCCACGCTAGAGCGCGTGGGGTGATCGCCCCGCCGCATTCCCGCGCGCCGATCCCGTAAACCTCCTCACCAAAACGTCTTACGATTTGGGGCCTTGGCCGGGCCCCGCGCGGGGCCCGCTCGCCGGCCAATTTCCCGAGAAAATTCCGGCCAAAAAGTTGCCCACGCGATCGTGGGCTGGCTCTATGGAACCGCACACTCGACGAGGCGCGGGAGCGAGCGCGTGACAGGCACCGTAGCGGAGCTGAAGCGTCAACGAATCGGCGTGCTCTTGGGCGGGCTCTCCGCCGAGCGGGAGGTCTCGCTGGAGACCGGCCGCGCCGCCCTGGGCGCCCTGACCGAGCGGGGCTACGCCACCGTGGCCATCGACGTGGACCTGGACGTCGCGGCACGTCTCCGCGCCGAGGGGGTGCAGGTGGCCTTCCTCGCGCTGCACGGACGCTGGGGCGAGGACGGCTGCATCCAGGGCCTGCTCGAGTCCCTGCGCATCCCGTACACCGGCTCGGGCGTGCTGGCCTCGGCCCTGGCGATGGACAAGGTGGTCAGCAAGCGCATGTTCGTGGCCGCCGGGCTCCCGACCGCGGCGTACGGCTTCCCCGCGACCGTCGAGGAGGCGCTCGGCCTCGGCCTCCCGGTGGTCGTGAAGCCGCGCGCGGAGGGGAGCAGCGTGGGCGTCACCGTGGTCCACGACGAGGCGCAGCTCGAGGCTGCGATCGCCCGGGCCAACCAGGGAACCCGCGGTGGCGCGCTCGTCGAACGCTACGTCCCCGGGCGCGAGCTCTCGGTGGCCGTGATGGGCTCCGGCGACAGCGCCCGCGCGCTCGGCTCGGTCGAGATCCGCGCCGCCGTCGGTCACTACGACTACGAGGCGAAGTACCAGCGCGACGACACGAGCTACTTCGTCCCCGCCCCCCTCGACGACGGGCCCCGGCGACGCCTCGAGGAGATCGCCGTCGAGGCCCACCGGCTGCTCGACTGCGCCGGCGCGACGCGGGTGGACCTGCGCTGGGACGGCCTGAACGACCCGGTCATCCTGGAGGTCAACACCCTCCCCGGCATGACCAGCCACAGCCTGCTGCCCAAGATCGCCGCGCACCTCGGCTGGAGCTACGGCGAGCTCGTGGAACGCATCCTTCTCGACGCGGCGCTCAAGGCATGAAGCGGAGCAACCGGCGCAAGACCCTCGAGCGTCCCGGCGGCCTGACCGGCCTGCTGCGGCGCCTGCGCTCGGGCAAGGGGAACCGTCGGGTGGCCCCCGCCAAGCCTCCCCGCGCCGTCGCCCCGACCTCGACCCCCGTCGAGAGCGCGCCGCTCCCGCGTCCGGCCCGTCCCCCGCGTCCTCCGCGCGACTGGCGCGCCGCGGGCAGGCGAGCCCTCGCCGTCGGTCTCACCGGCCTCAAGGTGCTCGGCGTGGTCGTCCTCGTCGGGGGCCTGGGGACCGGCGGCTTCTTCGGGTACCGCAAGGTCATGGCCTCGACCTACTTCCGCGTGAAGGAGCTGCGCCTGGAGGGGACCTCCCGCGCGCCGACCGCCGAGCTGCTCCGCCTGGTCGAGGGCGCTCGCGGTCAGAGCATCTTCCGCGTCTCGCTCAACGAGCTGGCCCGGACCCTCGTCAGCCACCCCTGGATCCGGGAGGCGCGCGTCGAGCGGCAGCTCCCGAGCACCCTGAAGGTCCGGCTGGTCGAGGAAGAGCCCAGGGCGCTGCTGGCCCTCGGGCACCTCTACCTCGTCAACGCCGAGGGCCAGGTCTTCAAGAAGGCCACCACCGAGGAGGCCGACGGGCTGGTCGCCATCACCGGCATCTCCCGGCTGACCTATCTGAACGAGCCGGCCACGGCGCAGGCCCGTATGCGGACCGCCCTCTCTGCGCTCGCCCAGTACCAGACCGGGCCGCGCCCCCCGCTCAGCGAGGTGCGCGTGAGCGCCACCGGCGAGGTCAGCTTCTTCCTCACGGAGCGCGGCGCCGCGCTCCGGTTCGGGACCCACTTCTCCGACGAGCGGCTGCGTCGCCTGGACGCGGTCCTCGCGGCGCTCGGCCCCGACGTTCGACGCATGCAATCGCTGTATCTCGACAACGACGTGCGGCCCGACCGAGCGGTCGTCCGCATGGCCAGCCAGGAATAGGGCGAAGAGACGGATGCCAAAGCGCGACGAGCTGATCGTAGGACTCGACATCGGCACGACCAAGATCGCCGCCATCGTCGGAGAGGTCTCCGACGAGGGGATCGACATCATCGGCATCGGCACCGCCCCCTCGCGCGGCCTGCGCAAGGGCGTGGTGACGCACATCGATCACACCGTCGCCTCCATCAAGCGCGCCATCGAGGAGGCGGAGCTGATGGCGGGGTGCGAGATCTCCAGCGTCTACGCCGGCATCGCGGGCGGACACATCAAGGGCTTCAACAGCCACGGCATCGTAGCGGTCAAGGACGGCGAGGTCCGCACCTCCGACGTGGGGCGCGTGATCGACGCGGCGAAGGCCGTGGCGATCCCGATGGACAAGGAGATCATCCACGTCCTGCCCCAGGACTTCGTCGTCGACGGTCAGGACGGCATCAAGGAGCCCCTCGGCATGAGCGGCGTGCGCCTCGAGGCGCGAGTGCACATCGTCACCGCCGCCGTGACCAGCGCGCAGAACATCGTGAAGTGCTGCCAGCGCTGCGACCTCCAGGTGGCGGACCTGGTGCTCCAGCCCCTCGCGAGCGGCCACGCCGTGCTGCACGAGGACGAGATGGAGCTCGGCGTGGCGCTGATCGACATCGGCGGCGGCACGACCGACATCACGATCTTCTCCGAGGGGTCGATCGTGCACACCTCGGTCGTCGCGGCGGGCGGAAACCACATCACGAACGACATCGCCGTGGGCCTGCGCACCCCGTCGATCGAGGCCGAGAAGATCAAGCAGCGCTGGGGCTGCGCGATGACCTCGATGGTCGACGCCGACGAGGAGATCGAGGTGCCGAGCGTCGGCGGTCGTGCCCCGCGCCGCGTACCGCGCCGGGTCCTCTGCGAGGTCATCGAACCCCGCGTCGAGGAGATGTTCATGCTCGTCCAGCGCGAGGTGGCCAAGACCGGTTACGAGGAGCTCCTGGCCTCGGGCGCGGTGATCACCGGCGGCACGACGATCATGGAAGGGATGCCGGAGCTGGCCGAGGAGGTGCTCGGACTCCCCGTGCGTCGGGGGGCCCCGCGCGGCATCGGCGGGCTCGTGGACGTGGTGCGGAGCCCCAAGTTCGCCACGGGCGTCGGGCTCGTGCTCTACGGCGCGAAGCAGCTCGAATCGGCCGGCGCCCACCGCGCGCGCCCCGAGAAGGTGAGCCTGGGGCACCGCGTGAAGGATTGGTTCTCGAAGGTGTTCTAGAACGTTCTTTCTAGAGCGGGCGGGACCCCGCTCTGGAAGATAACCCGCGCGCACCGGAGGCGCGCTTTCACGGGCGACGCGTGGTGGCAACTCGGTGAGGCCCGAGTGGGGACCACGCGACGCGAAAACGAGGAGGGACCGGAACATGCCATTGATCGAACTCGCGGACGACACCCCGAACCAGGCACGCATCAAGGTCATCGGCGTGGGAGGTGGCGGAGGAAACGCCATCAACACCATGATCGCGGGCGGCCTCGAGGGTGTGGACTTCATTGCCGCCAACACCGACCTGCAGGCGCTCGAGAGCAACCTGGCGCCGACCAAGGTCCAGCTCGGAGCCGCTCTCACCCGCGGACTCGGCGCCGGGGCCAACCCCGACGTGGGGCGCAACTCGGCGCTCGAGGACACCGCCCGCATCCAGGAGGCGCTGCAGGGGGCCGACATGGTCTTCGTCACCGCCGGGATGGGGGGCGGGACCGGGACGGGCGCCGCGCCGGTGATCGCCCAGGTGGCGAAGGACCTGGGAGCGCTCACCGTGGGCGTGGTGACCAAGCCCTTCCGCTTCGAGGGGAAGCGCCGCATGCGGCAGGCCGACGTCGGGATGGACGCGCTCGAGCAGGCGGTGGACACGCTGATCGCCATTCCGAACGAGCGGCTGCTCACCGTCGCGGGGCAGGCCACGAGCATGCTCGACGCCTTCCGCAAGGTTGACGACGTCCTGCTCAACGCGGTGCAGGGGATCTCCGACCTGGTCGTGATCCACGGCTTCATCAACGTGGACTTCGCCGACGTGCGCACCGTGATGAGCGAGAAGGGCCACGCCCTGATGGGCTCCGGCTACGCCCTCGGCGACCGCAAGGCGCTCGAGGCCGCCAAGCAAGCCATCAACAGCCCACTCCTCGAGGACGTGAGCATCGACGGCGCCACCGGCATCCTGATCAACATCACCGGCGGACCGGACCTCACCCTGGCCGAGATCAACGAGGCCGCGATGCTGATCCAGGAGGCGGCGCACGAGGACGCCAACATCATCTTCGGCTCCGTCGTGGACGCGAACATGGAGGACCAGGTCCGGATCACCGTCATCGCCACCGGTTTCGACGGCCGACTCCGTGTGCAGGAGAGCCCGCGATCGACGCACGCGGCCCGTCCGCGGACCCAGACCGGCAGCACCAGCACCTCGCATCACAGCGCCATGCAGGAGACCCGTCGGGGCCCCGCCGAGCCCGCGTACGCCCTGGCTTCCAACCCGGGTGGAGGGGGACGGGCGGCGGCTTTCGGCGCGGCCGAGCCCCCCGCGCGGCAATACCCTGCCACGAACATGATGCCGCCTCCGACCCCGCAGGCCGCGGCGCCCCTGCCACAGACCTCCCCGTACGGGGTCTTCCCGACGGCGCCCGCCCCGCTCCCGCTGGCGGCCAGCGCTTCGCAGGAGACCTACGCACCCGCTCCGCTCCAGGCTCGGCCGGTGCAGGCGCCCTACTACGCTCCCGCGCCCGTCGCGCCGCCGGCGATGACGGCGCAGGCCCCGAACCCCTACGCCCCTTCGGCGCCGCTCGCCGCCCCGGAGGCCGCCGTCTACTACACCGACGAGCCGGAGGCGCTGCTCGTCGAGGAGCCGCAGTACGCCCCCGCGCAGAGCATCGCCGCGGCCTTCGAGGCCGAGGCGGGGTACGCGGGTCAATCCGACGGTGCGGGCTACGACGGTGCAGGCTACGGCAGCTCCCCCTACACCGCCGCTGGAACCCCCGGGACGGCCTTCGTGCATCCGACGCCCTTCGCGCCGGCCGCCCCCGTGGCTCCGAACCTGGGGGAGGCGACCGCGTCGCCGGCGCCGGCCGCTCCCTCCGCCACCGAGATCGCGCGTCAGCACCAGCAGCGCCTGGCGCAGCTCCCCGCACCCGCGCCGCAGACGAGCTTTCCGTATTCCGAGGCCCCGACGGCCGTGAGCGACCCCGGTGACCCGACCCTCTCGGCGCGCCCGCGTCGGATGAGCGGCCAGCACGCCTCCGTGCCGCGCCTCCATCCGAGCCTGCAGGTGCCCGAGGAGAGCGAGATCGACACCCCCGCCTTCCTGCGGCGTGGGCGTCACCCGCTCGTGTCGGACTAGCGACGTGCTTCGGGCGGCGCTCCAGCGGCGGCCTCACCCGACGGCGAAGTCGGCCGCACGGAGGAGAGTAGCTGCGGCGGGCGCGTCCTCCCCCTCCTCGGGGGTGCGTCTCGCGTCGCTTCCGCCTTCGGCGACCGCTGTCGGCGTCTGCTGGAGCGCCGCCCGTCTTTTTCTCCCGCTACCCCTTATCCTCTCGCTCTAGCCCCAGCTCCCGCAGCCGCTTCAAGAAAGTGGGGTACGAGACGCCGAGCGCCTGCGCCGCGGCCATCCGCCGGCCCCCGAGGTGTCCGAGCACTCGGCCCACGTACTCACGCTCGACCTGCTCCAGCTCCGGCGGTGCGCCCCCCTCCCCGAGCTCGACCACGAAGAAGCCCGGCCGCGCGGGAGACGCCGCCGCGCTACCCGGCAAGACCAGATCGTCCTCGGTGATCAGGGGTCCTCGGGCGAGGATCATGGCCCGCTCGATGATGTTGCGCAGCTCGCGAACCTGCCCGGGGTACCCGTAGTGCGCCAGGGCCGCGCGAGCCCCCGTGGTGAGCCCCCGCACGTTCTTGCGCAGGCGCCCGGCGAAGAACTCCACGAAAGAATCCGTCAGCTCCGCGATGTCCTCGCCGCGCTCCGCAAGCGACGGGATCGCGACCACGAAGACCGCGAGCCGGTGGAAGAGATCCTCCCGTAGCCGCTCGGCCCGCCCCGCGTCGTGCAGGTTACGATTCGTCGCCGCGACCACGCGTAGTCGTACGCTTCGCTCGCGTTCGCTGCCCAGTCGCCGGAAGGTCATCGTGTCGAGAAACTTCAGCAGCTTGGCCTGCGAACGCAGCGGCAACTCGGTGACCTCGTCGAGAAAGAGGGTCCCGCCGTCGGCGAGCTCGACCAGCCCCCGGCGCGCGGTCTTGGCGTCGGTGAAGGCGCCCTTCTCGTGACCGAAGAGCTCGCTCTCGAGGAGCTCCTCCGGAATCGCGGCGCAGTTCAGCTCGACGAAGGGGGCGTCCGCGTCCGTGGCCTGGTAGGTGAGCGCGTGCAGCAACTCCGCGGCGTATTGCTTCCCCGCCCCCGAGGGGCCCGTCAGAAAGACTGGCGTGGTCGGGCTCTGGGCCACGCTCGAGATGCGCGACACGACCTCGCGCATGGCCGCGCTGCGAGGCTCCACGCGCGAGGGCTGGGCCGCGCTGCTCTTGGCCAGGGCCAGACGGTCGCGCAATCCCCGGGCCTCGATCGCCTTGCGCAGCTTCACCACCAGATCCGTGAGCTGCACCGGCTTGGTCAGGTAGTCCCAGGCCCCCGCCCGCAGCGCGTCCACAGCGTTCTCGACGTCGCCGTAGGCCGTCACGACGATCACCAGGGGTGCGGACGAGCCCGAGGCGCGAAGCACCGGCAGAAAATCGATCCCGTCCCCGTCCGGAAGACGCCGATCCAGGATCACGACGTCGGGGGCTGTACGATCGACCTCGCTGCGGGCCCTCGCCAGAGTAGAGGCGGTGCGCACGTCGAAGCCGTCCGCAGAGAGCGCCTCTTCCGCCATCACGCGAAAGACCGGTTCGTCGTCCACGACCAGAACGCTCGCGCTCATGGTGACTCCTTCGGCACCGTCAGAAGAAACGTCGCGCCCGCGCTTCCTCCCTCGAGCACCAGATCGCCGCCGTGCGCCCTCGCGATCTTGCGCGAGAGCGCGAGGCCGATTCCCACCCCGTTCGGCTTGCCCGTGACGAAGGGCTCGAAGAGCCTTTCGCGCACCGGCGCCGGCACTCCCGGTCCGTTGTCCGTCACCCGCAGCTCCACGAGGCCCTGCCGGCACTCCAGGCGCACCACCACGCGCGGGTGGTCGTGCCCGCCGCCCGAGACCGCGTCCAGAGCATTCCCCACCAGGTTCGTGACCACCAGATGCAGCAACGTCGGGTCGGCTGTCGCGCGAAGGTCATCGGAGGGAACCTCCACCGCCAGCTC contains:
- the murG gene encoding undecaprenyldiphospho-muramoylpentapeptide beta-N-acetylglucosaminyltransferase gives rise to the protein MRVAIAGGGTGGHVFPALAVAEELLARAPGSEVLFVGSSGGLEERLIPAHGYRLELLKVGKLKGASSVVRMRTLAGLPGALARALGILRRFDPQVLVGVGGFASGPMALAAWLRHCPVVLLEQNAIPGLTNRVLARLASRVVVSFAEATARFPRGRAVLLGNPLRRPLVAALARSGPPHGAPRSLLVLGGSQGARRVNELMVAAAPAIFRVHPGLRLVHQTGAADETWVAERYREAKLSVEVRPFIDDVAAAYREANLVISRAGATTCAELCLAGKPALLVPYPFAADDHQRANARALESTGGALVLSQQELEPAQLADEVIRLFSDPQLLLRMGAALRTAARPDAAARVVALLEELVYHPAP
- a CDS encoding phospho-N-acetylmuramoyl-pentapeptide-transferase, with protein sequence MLLHLLYPLRRFRGLSWLNVVRYPSTRIIASTLTAMLMSFLLGPWFIRKLQSRQIGQTIREDGPQTHKKKAGTPTMGGSLILLSLVIPTFLWCDLHDRLVWLTLAVTVGYGAIGFLDDSLKLRFKNSKGLPGKLKMLGQFVIGGAAVAYMIYGDALPEAVRLRFALPFVNFDRHPLVLPAALYFVLGLIVVVGSSNAVNLTDGLDGLAIGPVIICAATFLVLSYAAGTVLDKFNIADYLNIPHIAGASELAIYCGAMVGSGVGFLWYNTYPASVFMGDVGSLSLGGGLGMLALLTKNELVWVVLGGVFVLEAVSVMVQVLSFKLTGKRVFKMAPIHHHFELKGWAEPKVIVRFWIISIMLALVALATLKLR
- the ftsW gene encoding putative lipid II flippase FtsW, encoding MGNRRISPTRALLQRAGDRLRGLRLPRLRLPALRLPPLRLPWQKAPSVLTAAPPEGAPRGLDLVLLGAALLLVCFGAVMVYSSSALFASANYGNGTYFLRRHLIYAFAGLVALYAGWRIDYRRYARWVYPILGLSLLSLLLVVIPGIGTRVDGAVRWFRLGGISVQPSEPAKIALVIYLAYSLAKKRATMRIFSVGFLPHLCVAGMMALLILKQPDLGSAGILVLVTLLLLFVAGTKLSYLLISLLVCAPVVYQLIVGTPWRMRRLLAFLDPWAYRQDAGYQVSESLISVGSGGLFGLGLGDGKQKLFFLPAAHTDFIFAITGEELGLLGVLGVILAFLVILWRGVRAAVGAADLFGTYLAFGITAIFSLQALLHMTVVLGMVPTKGITLPLVSYGGSALVVAMYGMGILLNVAARHPAPVAEPSPAQPSSARGSSNRRRPQRVVVADGG
- the murD gene encoding UDP-N-acetylmuramoyl-L-alanine--D-glutamate ligase, with the protein product MELTGKRVLVVGLGRSGTAAARLCARRGARVTVTDQRSEGALSDAVAALGGCATLELGGHREASFTGAELIVLSPGVPPIPELEAARRAGVPVIGEIELAYRFVRGRVVAITGTNGKSTTTSLLGAMAEASGAPTFCGGNLGQPFCEAVDTPAAGPDGLLVLELSSFQLETVETFHARVALLLNLTEDHLDRYATFAEYQAAKARIFERQTATDFAVVNGAPDQELCRTLARASRAQLLTFRLDDGREPGAWPEEDALCVRLPRGEVERYPRSLLALAGQHNLQNALAALLGARLAGVPADACTRALETFRGLPHRMQLVGETRGVRYYNDSKATNVGSVIGSLTGFERPVVLIAGGKDKGGDYAPLVPVLAEVCRHAVLIGAAAPLIERTLAGHLPLHHAGTLPEAVRLAASLARTGDAVILSPACSSYDMFTNYEERGRVFASAVAALPD